The following are encoded together in the Terriglobia bacterium genome:
- a CDS encoding NADH-quinone oxidoreductase subunit I, translating into MAPLLNKVFMMDLIKGLKVTFKYQNPNEVYTEQYPLERPAIAERYRGLPRLNVNPDTGETLCIACNLCATACPEHLIVVQSERNPVTKRKEMTSFSYDVSRCMFCGLCVEACSTDCLELSQDYEMALYSREGLVLDRARLERGSEPTVYTR; encoded by the coding sequence ATCGCTCCCCTGCTGAATAAGGTCTTCATGATGGATTTGATCAAGGGCCTGAAGGTCACGTTCAAATACCAGAACCCGAACGAGGTTTACACGGAGCAGTACCCGCTGGAGCGTCCGGCGATCGCGGAACGCTACCGCGGGCTGCCGCGCCTGAACGTGAACCCGGACACCGGCGAGACGCTGTGCATCGCGTGCAACCTGTGCGCCACCGCCTGCCCCGAGCACCTGATCGTGGTGCAGAGCGAGCGCAACCCGGTGACCAAGCGCAAGGAAATGACCAGCTTCTCTTACGACGTCAGCCGCTGCATGTTCTGCGGCTTGTGCGTCGAGGCCTGCTCTACCGATTGCCTGGAGCTGAGCCAGGACTATGAAATGGCTCTCTACAGCCGCGAGGGCCTGGTGCTCGATCGCGCGAGGCTGGAACGCGGCTCGGAACCGACGGTGTACACACGATGA
- a CDS encoding NADH-quinone oxidoreductase subunit H → MLDYVTSYLHSSVTPGQAGNWLWALIYILLIFAGVSGIVIVMNWGERKALAHMQVRLGPMRVGPHGLMQPIADAIKLLTKEDIMPSEADKPIFWMAPVWVVMIAFSVFIVVPFGPTHAVTDMNIGILFMLGVSSLGVLGVVMAGWASNSHFPLMGALRSSAQMVSYEIAMGLAVISAVVMTGFTGLGAYGIGDASASGTLSMIGIVQAQAQQHVWFIFKFFPVGLVAFFIFAVAMVAETNRAPFDLPEAESELVAGFHTEYSGLRWSLFMLGEYAAMVAVSSIAITLWLGGWLRPFPSVHGPAINIPFFWEHPELGAVDFVFSFAPAMVLFALAFFCFFNAVRMPKHPLLKIQTMGLYGFGLVLGGVGLILLAPPVRDRIQDIFWFVFKIACFMYMYIWYRATWPRYRFDQLMKVGWKVLLPLGLGVLLVTGIIGLGPEILAWLKGVV, encoded by the coding sequence ATGCTGGATTACGTCACCTCTTATCTGCATTCGAGCGTTACGCCGGGCCAGGCGGGCAATTGGCTGTGGGCCCTGATTTACATTCTGCTGATTTTCGCGGGCGTCTCCGGCATCGTCATCGTAATGAACTGGGGCGAGCGCAAGGCGCTGGCGCACATGCAGGTGCGGCTGGGCCCGATGCGCGTGGGCCCGCACGGCCTGATGCAACCCATCGCCGATGCCATCAAGCTGCTCACCAAAGAAGACATCATGCCCTCGGAAGCGGACAAGCCCATCTTCTGGATGGCGCCGGTTTGGGTGGTGATGATCGCCTTCAGCGTGTTCATCGTGGTGCCTTTCGGCCCGACGCACGCCGTCACCGACATGAACATCGGCATCCTGTTCATGCTCGGCGTATCGTCGCTGGGCGTGCTTGGAGTGGTGATGGCGGGCTGGGCATCGAACTCGCACTTTCCGCTGATGGGCGCGCTGCGCTCCAGCGCGCAGATGGTGAGTTACGAAATCGCCATGGGACTGGCGGTGATTTCGGCGGTGGTGATGACCGGCTTCACCGGCCTGGGAGCGTACGGCATCGGCGACGCCTCGGCCAGCGGCACGCTGAGCATGATCGGCATCGTGCAGGCGCAGGCGCAACAGCACGTGTGGTTCATCTTCAAGTTCTTCCCGGTCGGTCTGGTGGCATTCTTCATTTTCGCCGTGGCGATGGTCGCGGAGACCAACCGCGCGCCTTTCGACCTACCGGAAGCGGAGTCGGAACTGGTCGCCGGTTTCCACACCGAGTACAGCGGGCTGCGCTGGTCCTTATTCATGCTCGGCGAATATGCGGCGATGGTGGCGGTCAGTTCCATCGCAATCACGCTCTGGCTCGGCGGCTGGCTGCGGCCCTTCCCCAGCGTGCACGGCCCGGCAATCAACATCCCATTTTTCTGGGAGCATCCGGAACTCGGCGCCGTTGACTTCGTGTTCTCCTTCGCGCCGGCGATGGTGCTGTTCGCGCTCGCCTTCTTCTGCTTTTTTAATGCGGTGCGCATGCCGAAACACCCACTGCTGAAAATCCAAACCATGGGCCTGTACGGGTTCGGCCTGGTGCTGGGCGGAGTTGGCCTGATCCTGCTGGCGCCGCCGGTGCGCGACCGCATCCAGGACATTTTCTGGTTCGTGTTCAAGATCGCCTGCTTCATGTACATGTACATCTGGTACCGCGCCACCTGGCCGCGCTACCGCTTCGACCAGTTGATGAAGGTCGGCTGGAAAGTTCTTCTGCCGCTGGGACTTGGCGTCCTGCTGGTGACCGGAATCATCGGCCTGGGCCCGGAGATTCTCGCGTGGCTGAAAGGGGTGGTGTAG